One Oryza sativa Japonica Group chromosome 8, ASM3414082v1 DNA window includes the following coding sequences:
- the LOC9272620 gene encoding uncharacterized protein, whose translation MPLLPPRGRLTTTSPACGRPATSSSPRAALPSGWRAPQLRWDPNAAWPHICCNRTNRVNNTDLPATMTRSVFSKNAEASSKGKKFDTPTRVSRQKEAATDANLDDHGAESKSLYSREDSRKKFA comes from the exons CCGCTCCTCCCCCCGCGCGGACGGCTGACGACTACCTCCCCAGCATGCGGACGCCCGgcaacctcctcctccccgcgcgcggcgcTGCCGTCCGGTTGGCGAGCTCCTCAGCTGAGATGGGACCCCAACGCCGCCTGGCCGCACATCTGCTGCAACCGCACCAACCGCGTCAACAACACCGACCTCCCCGCCACCATGACCCGATCAGTGTTCAGTAAGAATGCAGAAGCATCATCCAAAGGGAAGAAGTTCGATACACCTACCAGAGTCAGTCGCCAAAAAGAGGCTGCTACAGATGCCAACTTGGATGATCATGGTGCCGAAAGCAAGAG tTTGTACTCCAGAGAAGATTCCAGAAAAAAGTTCGCCTGA